The Deinococcus sonorensis KR-87 genome includes a window with the following:
- a CDS encoding YfiT family bacillithiol transferase yields MTDARFPIGPQPQVQALTPEERRAAVQALAQLPAEFSAALHGLDDAQLDTPYRDGGWTLRQLAHHVPDSHLNAYVRTRLALTEDTPTIKPYDQTAWAALSDSTGDIAPSLALLTALHQRWTRLLETLTPEQWSRAYLHPEYGQRTTLDGMAASYVWHGRHHTAQVRGLRVRNGW; encoded by the coding sequence ATGACTGACGCACGCTTCCCCATCGGGCCACAACCTCAGGTGCAGGCGCTCACGCCGGAGGAACGGCGGGCGGCCGTGCAGGCGCTGGCACAGCTGCCCGCCGAATTCAGCGCTGCCCTGCACGGCCTGGACGACGCCCAGCTGGACACGCCCTACCGTGACGGCGGCTGGACGCTGCGGCAGCTGGCCCACCACGTCCCGGACAGCCACCTGAACGCCTATGTCCGCACCCGGCTGGCGCTGACTGAGGACACTCCCACCATCAAGCCCTACGATCAGACCGCCTGGGCCGCGCTGTCCGACTCCACGGGCGACATCGCCCCCAGCCTGGCCCTGCTGACGGCCCTGCACCAGCGCTGGACCCGGCTGCTGGAGACGCTGACGCCGGAGCAGTGGAGCCGCGCCTACCTGCATCCGGAGTATGGCCAGCGCACCACCCTGGACGGCATGGCCGCCAGCTATGTCTGGCATGGCCGCCACCACACCGCACAGGTGCGGGGCCTGCGTGTCCGGAACGGCTGGTAA
- a CDS encoding Glu/Leu/Phe/Val family dehydrogenase, producing MRASGLNWQGLMEQLEQALPYTSATETSLAYFKHPKRTVTLNLPVRMDDGSVRVFKGFRSVHSIALGPSMGGVRYKEGLSAHECDVLAAIMTLKNAVADLPLGGAKGGISVDPVTLSSGELARLTRRYTSELVDLIGPREDICAPDVGTDEQTMAWMLDTYNENLGNTAGGVVVGKPIPLGGSYGSKGARGRGAGIATIRILEGLGETVEHASVAIFGYGDVGRICAELLASRGARIVAVSDAGGGAYASSGLDLPALHTHREQQGSVAGFDGAVSLTPDELLALDVQVLVLASDHGSISAGNASEVCARYVVEATNRAVLPEAERALKAQGCTVLPDLVASSGGVIANYLEWVQDASNFFWMEEEILQAIDTRVLAAVDAVSRYARQHALDLRTAAYALALNKLHDASVLRGVYP from the coding sequence ATGCGAGCTTCTGGACTCAACTGGCAGGGCCTGATGGAACAGCTGGAGCAGGCGCTGCCCTACACGTCCGCGACCGAAACGTCGCTGGCCTACTTCAAACATCCCAAACGCACCGTCACGCTGAACCTGCCGGTACGGATGGACGATGGCAGCGTGCGGGTGTTCAAGGGGTTCCGCAGCGTCCACAGCATCGCGCTGGGTCCAAGCATGGGTGGTGTGCGCTACAAGGAAGGCCTTTCAGCGCACGAGTGCGACGTGCTGGCCGCCATCATGACGCTCAAGAACGCTGTGGCGGATCTGCCGCTGGGCGGCGCCAAGGGCGGCATCAGCGTGGACCCGGTCACCCTCAGCAGCGGAGAGCTGGCCCGGCTGACCCGGCGCTACACCTCGGAACTGGTGGACCTGATCGGGCCGAGAGAGGACATCTGCGCCCCGGACGTGGGCACCGACGAGCAGACGATGGCCTGGATGCTCGACACCTACAACGAAAACCTGGGCAACACCGCCGGCGGCGTGGTGGTCGGCAAGCCGATTCCGCTGGGCGGCAGCTACGGCTCCAAGGGCGCGCGCGGTCGCGGGGCAGGCATCGCCACCATCCGGATTCTTGAGGGCCTGGGCGAGACGGTGGAGCACGCCTCGGTGGCCATCTTCGGCTACGGCGACGTGGGCCGCATCTGCGCCGAGCTGCTGGCCTCGCGCGGCGCCAGGATCGTGGCCGTGAGCGACGCCGGCGGTGGGGCCTACGCGAGCAGCGGCCTGGACCTGCCGGCGCTGCACACGCACCGCGAGCAGCAGGGCAGCGTGGCGGGCTTTGATGGCGCGGTATCGCTGACCCCGGACGAACTGCTGGCGCTGGACGTGCAGGTGCTGGTGCTGGCCAGTGACCACGGCAGCATCTCGGCCGGCAACGCGTCGGAGGTGTGCGCCCGCTACGTGGTGGAAGCCACCAACCGCGCGGTGCTGCCGGAGGCGGAGCGGGCCCTGAAAGCGCAGGGCTGCACCGTGCTGCCGGACCTGGTGGCCAGCAGCGGCGGCGTGATCGCCAACTACCTGGAGTGGGTGCAGGACGCCAGCAACTTCTTCTGGATGGAAGAAGAGATCCTGCAGGCCATCGACACCCGGGTGCTGGCCGCCGTGGACGCGGTGAGCCGCTACGCCCGCCAGCATGCCCTGGACCTGCGCACCGCCGCCTACGCCCTGGCGCTCAACAAGCTGCACGACGCCTCGGTCCTGCGCGGGGTGTATCCCTGA
- a CDS encoding Glu/Leu/Phe/Val family dehydrogenase: MTTEPQPASAAPHPLPSYLDPQHLGPWGIFLEQVERVTPYLGKLAYWAETLKRPKRILIVDVPIHLDDGTVAHFEGYRVQHNTSRGPAKGGVRYHQDVTLSEVMALSAWMTVKNAAVNLPYGGGKGGIRIDPRNYSQGEIERLTRRYTTEIGLIIGPEKDIPAPDVNTNPNIMAWMMDTYSMNTGKTSTGVVTGKPVSLGGSLGRSDATGRGVFVTGAQAMQKLGIPLEGARVAVQGFGNVGNAAARIFHDHGAKIVAIQDVSGTVYSDAGIDPYRALEHLKATGSILGLDGSEQLERDQFWDVTCEVLIPAALENQLTETNAGRIRARVIVEGANGPTTPAADDILREQGVTVVPDVLANAGGVTVSYFEWVQDFSSFFWTEDEINARLERIMREAFDSLWDVAERHKVTLRTAAYIVACTRVLEARALRGLYP; this comes from the coding sequence ATGACCACCGAACCGCAACCCGCCAGCGCCGCTCCTCACCCCCTGCCCAGCTACCTGGACCCGCAGCATCTGGGCCCCTGGGGGATTTTCCTGGAACAGGTGGAGCGCGTCACGCCGTATCTGGGCAAGCTGGCCTACTGGGCCGAGACGCTGAAGCGGCCCAAGCGCATCCTGATCGTGGACGTGCCGATTCACCTGGACGACGGCACCGTGGCGCATTTCGAGGGCTACCGCGTGCAGCACAACACCTCGCGCGGCCCCGCCAAGGGCGGCGTGCGCTACCACCAGGACGTGACGCTCAGCGAGGTGATGGCGCTCTCCGCGTGGATGACCGTCAAGAATGCGGCCGTGAACCTGCCGTACGGCGGCGGCAAGGGCGGCATCCGCATTGACCCGCGCAACTACAGCCAGGGCGAGATCGAGCGGCTGACCCGGCGTTACACCACCGAGATCGGGCTGATCATCGGGCCGGAGAAGGACATCCCCGCGCCGGACGTGAACACCAACCCCAACATCATGGCCTGGATGATGGACACCTACAGCATGAACACCGGCAAGACCTCCACCGGCGTGGTGACCGGGAAGCCGGTCAGCTTGGGCGGCTCGCTGGGCCGCAGCGACGCCACCGGGCGCGGCGTATTCGTGACTGGCGCCCAGGCGATGCAGAAGCTGGGCATCCCGTTGGAGGGGGCGCGGGTGGCGGTGCAGGGCTTCGGCAACGTAGGCAACGCGGCAGCCCGCATCTTTCACGACCACGGTGCGAAGATCGTGGCGATTCAGGACGTGAGCGGCACCGTTTACAGCGACGCCGGCATCGACCCGTACCGGGCGCTGGAGCACCTGAAGGCCACCGGCAGCATCCTGGGCCTGGACGGCTCGGAGCAGCTGGAACGCGACCAGTTCTGGGACGTGACATGCGAGGTGTTGATTCCGGCGGCGCTGGAGAACCAGCTGACCGAGACCAACGCAGGCCGTATCCGGGCGCGGGTGATCGTGGAGGGTGCCAACGGCCCCACCACCCCGGCCGCCGACGACATTCTGCGCGAGCAGGGCGTGACGGTGGTGCCGGACGTGCTGGCCAACGCTGGCGGTGTGACGGTCAGCTACTTTGAGTGGGTGCAGGACTTCTCCAGCTTCTTTTGGACCGAGGATGAGATCAACGCCCGGCTGGAGCGCATCATGCGGGAAGCCTTCGACAGCCTGTGGGACGTGGCCGAGCGGCACAAGGTGACGCTGCGGACGGCCGCCTACATCGTGGCCTGCACCCGCGTGCTGGAAGCGCGCGCCCTGCGCGGCCTGTACCCCTGA
- a CDS encoding NUDIX domain-containing protein, which translates to MMTSYLGELRRRVGSRPLFSVGVSVVLQDAQGRLLLQRRSDTGLWGLPGGGVEPGESFLQGAARELEEETGLTGLPLRPWRSISGAAFRHRYPHGDVTYLVGLAFRGTLTPAHFARATLGSDGETLELQVSDLDRLPPLNGAIERHVLRVLRAEHGLPDLPELQDPPVVPLAAEPYAPSLRALVGSRPLMVPGAAVLLQDPGGRVLLRPDEDGGWGLPLSALQLGDTFEQAARRSVPETALSALTELQLYIGPDYRFTTSDGAVTDPVVMLYRGRAEGAGPQDVWFDLGGLPPLSRLARAMLGDHAG; encoded by the coding sequence ATGATGACCTCGTATCTGGGTGAACTGCGACGCCGGGTGGGGTCCCGGCCGCTGTTCAGTGTGGGCGTGAGCGTGGTGCTGCAGGACGCTCAGGGCCGGCTGCTGTTGCAGCGGCGCAGCGACACCGGGCTGTGGGGCCTGCCAGGCGGTGGGGTGGAGCCGGGCGAGAGCTTCCTGCAGGGGGCGGCGCGTGAGCTGGAGGAGGAGACCGGGCTGACCGGGCTGCCGCTTCGGCCGTGGCGCAGCATCAGCGGCGCGGCCTTCCGGCACCGCTACCCGCACGGAGACGTGACGTATCTGGTGGGGCTGGCATTCCGGGGCACGCTGACACCGGCCCACTTTGCGCGGGCGACGCTAGGGTCGGACGGCGAGACGCTGGAGCTGCAGGTGAGCGACCTGGACCGGCTGCCACCGCTGAACGGGGCGATCGAGCGGCACGTGCTCCGGGTCCTGCGCGCCGAGCATGGGCTGCCGGACCTGCCGGAGCTTCAGGACCCGCCGGTGGTACCGCTGGCCGCCGAGCCCTACGCCCCGTCGCTGCGGGCGTTGGTCGGTTCACGGCCATTGATGGTGCCGGGCGCGGCTGTGCTGCTTCAGGACCCCGGGGGGCGGGTGCTGCTGCGGCCGGATGAGGATGGCGGGTGGGGGCTGCCTCTGTCGGCGCTGCAGCTGGGCGACACCTTCGAGCAGGCGGCCCGCCGGTCAGTGCCGGAGACGGCCCTCAGCGCCCTCACCGAGCTTCAGCTGTACATCGGGCCGGACTACCGCTTCACCACTTCGGACGGAGCCGTCACCGACCCGGTGGTGATGCTGTACCGGGGGAGGGCAGAGGGCGCCGGGCCGCAGGACGTCTGGTTCGACCTGGGCGGCCTGCCGCCTTTGAGCCGGCTGGCCCGGGCGATGCTCGGTGACCATGCCGGGTAG
- a CDS encoding sensor histidine kinase: MPERSFDWVHSLRWRLAAMYTLLAFALVALVGLSMTVRLLADLDEQFQARLDERAQNFADAQNNPALDLGVTQKAPSGSYTMLVDPSGRVLVATSGLRDYENAPFPFEGLRSVMIGDDQVRGTTRPLERGGFVWVGLSEDSLVQARQSAMRILLIAVTLTPLLTLLLAWFAGRRALRGLGQAAALAERIDPSTSVAALPLPRRQDEVYGLLSAINLLLSRIEQQQAREKQLLGQIVHELGAPLTVLKASLTRAEQTTQDPEVRRAALVADELTFTTQDLMQLARGQLEMRLAYHYIPARALRERLDRLVPGTTFLGDWGAMVLCDPDRLTQALRNLLANARRATGPEGTVTLTLRERPDVVSFTVQDDGPGLPPELGDRIFEAFVSGAGSSGLGLSVARQIAQLHGGNLTGGNHEGGGAQFVLTLPGVAMEGDEDEYGAATSEVLGA; this comes from the coding sequence ATGCCTGAGCGCTCCTTCGACTGGGTGCACAGCCTGCGCTGGCGTCTGGCGGCGATGTATACCCTGCTGGCCTTCGCACTGGTGGCGCTGGTCGGCCTGAGCATGACGGTACGGCTGCTGGCCGACCTGGACGAGCAGTTTCAGGCGCGTCTGGATGAGCGCGCCCAGAACTTTGCCGATGCCCAGAACAATCCGGCCCTGGACCTGGGCGTAACGCAGAAGGCCCCGAGCGGCAGCTACACCATGCTGGTGGATCCCAGCGGGCGGGTGCTGGTGGCCACCAGCGGCCTGCGCGACTACGAGAACGCCCCCTTTCCGTTTGAGGGGCTGCGCAGCGTGATGATCGGCGACGATCAGGTGCGCGGCACCACCCGGCCACTAGAGCGGGGCGGCTTCGTGTGGGTGGGACTGTCCGAGGACTCGCTGGTGCAGGCGCGGCAGAGCGCCATGCGGATTCTGCTGATTGCGGTCACGCTGACGCCGCTGCTCACGCTGCTGCTGGCGTGGTTCGCGGGCCGCCGGGCGCTGCGGGGACTGGGCCAGGCCGCCGCGCTGGCCGAACGCATCGACCCCAGCACGTCGGTGGCGGCCCTGCCGTTGCCGCGTCGCCAGGACGAGGTATACGGGCTGCTGTCGGCCATCAATCTGTTGCTGTCGCGCATTGAGCAGCAGCAGGCGCGCGAGAAGCAGCTGCTGGGCCAGATCGTGCATGAGCTGGGCGCGCCGCTCACCGTGCTGAAGGCGTCGCTGACCCGGGCCGAGCAGACCACCCAGGACCCGGAGGTGCGGCGGGCCGCGCTGGTGGCGGACGAGCTGACCTTCACCACCCAGGACCTGATGCAGCTGGCCCGCGGGCAGCTGGAGATGCGGCTGGCCTACCACTACATTCCGGCGCGGGCCCTGCGCGAGCGGCTGGACCGGCTGGTGCCGGGCACCACCTTTCTGGGCGACTGGGGCGCGATGGTGCTGTGTGACCCGGACCGGCTGACCCAGGCGCTCCGCAACCTACTGGCCAACGCCCGCCGCGCCACCGGACCCGAAGGCACCGTGACGCTGACGCTGCGGGAGCGGCCCGACGTGGTGAGCTTCACGGTGCAGGACGACGGCCCCGGTCTGCCCCCGGAACTGGGCGACCGGATCTTCGAGGCGTTTGTCAGTGGGGCTGGAAGCAGCGGCCTGGGCCTCTCGGTGGCGCGTCAGATCGCGCAGCTGCATGGAGGCAACCTGACCGGAGGCAACCACGAGGGCGGCGGCGCGCAGTTCGTGCTGACGCTGCCTGGTGTGGCGATGGAGGGCGACGAGGATGAGTACGGCGCCGCAACTTCCGAGGTGTTGGGCGCGTAA
- a CDS encoding DUF3248 domain-containing protein has product MSDDSIQLPPQLASLEALGGQLVWRIGKDDLSDDVVVRLGFASATPRFAHLPRLRSASDDELRAALEAGTVNIEWVD; this is encoded by the coding sequence ATGAGCGACGACTCCATCCAGCTGCCGCCCCAGCTCGCCTCGCTGGAGGCCCTGGGTGGGCAGCTGGTATGGCGCATCGGCAAGGACGACCTCTCGGACGACGTGGTGGTGCGGCTGGGCTTTGCCTCGGCCACTCCGCGCTTCGCCCACCTGCCGCGCCTGCGCAGCGCCAGCGACGACGAGCTGCGCGCCGCGCTGGAGGCCGGCACCGTCAACATCGAGTGGGTGGACTGA
- a CDS encoding aminotransferase class I/II-fold pyridoxal phosphate-dependent enzyme → MTDDQSSPASAPQYETQAVHVGIPRGNGVGLGLPIQQIAAFQFETLDDAAQEFQSNQTHSYSRIQNPTVRALETRITALEGGSSTVALSSGQAATFTAILSVCRSGDHVVATSSLFGGSAGLLNNILPLMGITASVVPNTPEAVQAAMQPNTRLVWAETIGNPAADIADLTRYAQIAHARGAVLGVDNTWGGVGYLCRPLEFGADIVTHSLTKWAGGHGAVLGGSVTVGEAHDLSGNPIYSEGSPTLLEARGPSALAWRQRWFGAHQLGMTLSPHSAFLIAQGLETLALRLSRECETALQLARFLAQHPQVAAVAYPGLEQSPHHALAAEYLSGGYGGVLTFEVDDPASFLAALQTVRIAPNLGDTRTMVVHPWTTTHGRLPEAARYAAGVTPRTIRMSVGVEALQDLQADLAQALQASRQTTLQQG, encoded by the coding sequence ATGACCGACGACCAGAGCAGTCCGGCCTCCGCTCCGCAGTACGAAACGCAGGCGGTCCACGTGGGCATTCCGCGCGGCAACGGCGTGGGCCTGGGCCTCCCGATACAGCAGATCGCCGCGTTTCAGTTCGAGACCCTGGACGACGCTGCGCAGGAGTTCCAGAGCAACCAGACCCACAGCTACTCACGCATTCAGAACCCCACCGTGCGGGCGCTGGAAACGCGCATCACCGCGCTGGAGGGCGGCAGCAGCACGGTGGCGCTGTCCAGCGGGCAGGCGGCCACCTTCACCGCCATCCTGAGCGTGTGCCGCAGCGGCGACCATGTGGTGGCCACCAGCAGCCTGTTTGGCGGGTCGGCGGGGCTGCTGAACAACATCCTGCCCCTGATGGGCATCACGGCCAGCGTGGTGCCCAACACCCCGGAAGCAGTGCAGGCGGCCATGCAGCCGAACACCCGGCTGGTCTGGGCCGAGACCATCGGGAATCCAGCGGCCGACATCGCGGACCTGACGCGTTACGCCCAGATCGCCCATGCCCGGGGCGCCGTGCTGGGGGTGGACAACACCTGGGGCGGCGTCGGCTACCTGTGCCGGCCACTCGAGTTCGGTGCCGACATCGTGACGCACTCGCTGACCAAGTGGGCTGGCGGGCATGGCGCAGTGCTGGGCGGCAGCGTCACGGTAGGTGAGGCCCACGACCTGAGCGGCAACCCGATCTACAGCGAGGGCAGCCCCACCCTGCTGGAGGCCCGTGGCCCCTCGGCCCTGGCGTGGCGCCAGCGCTGGTTCGGTGCCCACCAGCTGGGCATGACGCTCAGTCCGCACAGCGCCTTCCTGATTGCGCAGGGACTGGAAACCCTGGCGCTCCGTCTATCGCGGGAATGCGAGACCGCGCTGCAGCTGGCCCGCTTCCTGGCGCAGCACCCACAGGTGGCCGCGGTGGCGTATCCGGGTCTGGAACAAAGCCCCCACCATGCGCTGGCTGCGGAGTACCTCAGCGGGGGATACGGTGGCGTCCTGACCTTCGAGGTGGATGACCCGGCCAGTTTCCTGGCCGCCTTGCAGACGGTGCGCATCGCTCCCAACCTGGGAGATACCCGGACCATGGTGGTGCATCCCTGGACCACCACCCACGGCCGTCTCCCGGAAGCGGCCCGTTACGCGGCAGGCGTTACACCGCGCACCATCCGGATGAGCGTGGGCGTGGAAGCGCTGCAGGACCTGCAGGCAGATCTCGCACAGGCGCTCCAGGCGAGCCGGCAGACGACCCTCCAGCAGGGGTGA
- a CDS encoding homoserine dehydrogenase, translating to MKTVTIGLLGCGTVGQNVLTLLERRRDIFDDIGVRVEVAGVLVRDAGRPRDVPAGTRLTDAPAFLQECGVVIEAMGGTERPLSLLHPYLRSGRPVITANKALLAERWTELREYALAGRLYYEASVMAGTPVIGPMSTVLRASRFESLQAVLNGTCSYILGEMERGKEYAQALAEAQALGYAEDPPTLDVGGFDTAHKLTVLARFCADGDFSYDAVQVRGIEHLTLADIEEATDAGERYKLLAELRRGPDGQGWHAVVAPRRLPITHPICSIGAGRNALMYQGEECGELFFAGGGAGGMVTASAMVGDLLDHLIGFPGHVPLH from the coding sequence ATGAAGACCGTCACCATTGGCCTGCTCGGCTGCGGCACCGTGGGCCAGAACGTCCTGACGCTGCTGGAACGTCGCCGTGACATCTTCGACGACATCGGGGTGCGGGTGGAGGTGGCCGGCGTGCTGGTGCGCGATGCGGGCCGGCCGCGCGATGTGCCGGCCGGCACCCGGCTGACCGACGCCCCGGCCTTCCTGCAGGAATGTGGCGTGGTGATCGAGGCGATGGGCGGCACTGAGCGCCCGCTGAGCCTGCTGCACCCGTACCTGCGATCCGGGCGCCCGGTCATCACCGCCAACAAGGCCCTGCTGGCCGAGCGCTGGACCGAGCTGCGCGAGTACGCACTGGCGGGCCGGCTGTACTACGAGGCCTCGGTGATGGCCGGTACCCCGGTCATCGGGCCGATGAGCACCGTGCTGCGCGCCAGCCGCTTCGAGTCGCTGCAGGCGGTGCTGAACGGCACCTGCAGCTACATCCTGGGGGAGATGGAGCGCGGCAAGGAGTACGCCCAGGCCCTGGCGGAGGCGCAGGCGCTGGGCTACGCGGAGGACCCGCCGACCCTGGATGTGGGCGGCTTCGACACCGCGCACAAGCTGACGGTCCTGGCCCGCTTCTGCGCTGACGGCGACTTTTCCTACGACGCCGTGCAGGTGCGGGGCATCGAGCACCTCACACTGGCCGACATTGAGGAGGCCACCGACGCGGGAGAGCGCTACAAGCTGCTGGCCGAGCTGCGGCGTGGGCCGGACGGTCAGGGCTGGCATGCGGTGGTGGCCCCCCGGCGGCTGCCGATCACCCACCCGATCTGCAGCATCGGGGCGGGGCGCAACGCGCTGATGTACCAGGGTGAGGAATGCGGCGAACTGTTCTTCGCGGGTGGCGGCGCCGGCGGCATGGTGACGGCCTCGGCCATGGTGGGCGACCTGCTGGATCACCTGATCGGCTTTCCGGGGCACGTCCCGCTGCACTGA
- a CDS encoding polyprenyl synthetase family protein: MNLPALPLDRFEVRLREVLRSRVEFIELIGEDLAAAGGKRVRPSLVYLALRALGAHQHPQEHDLAVAVELLHSASLLHDDLLDNADTRRGQVTAFRRFGNVVSVMSGDYMLSKVLVLLSAMPQCLTRAFGETAAAICEGEVLQFQVAAYSEYSDANYLEIIRGKTGVLIELAASAPALLLGSPPEQLQALRTYGLEYGLAFQMQDDLLDLASDEATLGKPIGGDLREGKATFPVLRLLDSRDAAEVREILERRAAQAGDVARVRVLAAEHDAFAATRAEIERRSRLAVQALSVLPPSPARERLEALATLEAQRVK, from the coding sequence GTGAACCTCCCCGCGCTGCCCCTGGACCGCTTCGAGGTGAGGCTGCGCGAGGTGCTGCGCTCCCGCGTGGAATTCATTGAGCTGATCGGGGAGGACCTGGCTGCCGCCGGTGGCAAGCGGGTCAGACCCAGTCTGGTGTACCTGGCGCTGCGGGCGCTGGGCGCGCATCAGCACCCGCAGGAGCACGACCTGGCGGTGGCGGTGGAGCTGCTGCATTCGGCCAGCCTGCTGCACGATGACCTGCTGGACAATGCCGATACCCGGCGCGGTCAGGTTACGGCCTTCCGGCGTTTCGGGAACGTGGTCAGTGTCATGAGCGGCGACTACATGCTCAGCAAGGTGCTGGTATTGCTCTCGGCCATGCCTCAGTGCCTGACGCGTGCCTTCGGGGAGACGGCGGCGGCCATCTGCGAGGGCGAGGTGCTGCAGTTTCAGGTAGCGGCCTACAGCGAGTACAGCGATGCCAACTACCTGGAGATCATCCGGGGCAAGACCGGCGTGCTGATCGAACTGGCGGCCAGCGCTCCGGCGCTGCTGCTGGGCAGCCCGCCAGAACAGCTGCAGGCGCTGCGGACTTACGGCCTGGAGTATGGCCTGGCGTTCCAGATGCAGGACGACCTGCTGGACCTGGCGTCGGACGAGGCCACGCTGGGCAAACCGATCGGTGGCGACCTGCGCGAGGGCAAGGCCACCTTCCCGGTGCTGCGCCTGCTGGACAGCCGCGACGCCGCCGAGGTGCGCGAGATTCTGGAGCGCCGCGCCGCGCAGGCCGGCGACGTGGCCCGCGTCCGGGTGCTGGCGGCGGAGCACGACGCCTTCGCCGCCACCCGCGCCGAGATCGAGCGCCGCTCGCGGCTGGCGGTGCAGGCGCTCAGCGTGCTGCCGCCCAGCCCGGCGCGCGAGCGGCTGGAAGCCCTGGCCACCCTGGAAGCCCAGCGGGTTAAGTAA
- a CDS encoding YkvA family protein encodes MNKPSRLSPGRLSLTRLLPGRLGSVWRDALALLLAVRDRRTPPQARLIAVLALVYAVSPVDLLPDNIPILGLGDDLLIVPGLLALAARTLPGDVLTRSRLQADRFARHRRWLVPVILGSVLLLSLLLTYGAYHLLTSL; translated from the coding sequence GTGAACAAACCCTCCCGCCTCAGTCCTGGCCGTCTCAGCCTGACCCGCCTGTTGCCGGGCCGGCTGGGCAGCGTCTGGCGCGACGCCCTGGCGCTGCTGCTGGCCGTCCGGGACCGCCGCACCCCGCCGCAGGCCCGCCTGATCGCCGTGCTGGCGCTGGTGTACGCGGTGAGCCCGGTGGACCTGCTGCCGGACAACATTCCAATTCTGGGCCTGGGCGACGACCTGTTGATCGTGCCGGGACTGCTGGCGCTGGCCGCCCGCACGCTGCCGGGCGACGTGCTGACACGCTCGCGCCTTCAGGCGGACCGCTTCGCCCGCCACCGCCGCTGGCTGGTGCCGGTGATCCTGGGCAGCGTGCTGCTGCTGAGCCTGCTGCTCACCTACGGCGCGTATCACCTGCTGACTTCGCTGTAG
- a CDS encoding DUF3809 domain-containing protein, with product MRIEAEQTFTLPFPGSPEAALAFLRDPARALARVRFLKQLQADAAGVRAVLLVQVPMLGEVDLPLHSSLVQLDGSARLEAQPLTDERAWIELWGDGAVQPGDSAGSSALAYHFRFVAHLALPEAEQWGGAAFEKMVQAAARRTLERLTRELPEAIGRSVRDV from the coding sequence TTGAGAATCGAGGCGGAGCAGACCTTCACCCTGCCGTTCCCCGGCTCCCCCGAGGCCGCGCTGGCCTTCCTGCGTGACCCGGCCCGGGCGCTGGCCCGCGTGCGCTTCCTGAAGCAGTTGCAGGCGGATGCGGCGGGCGTGCGGGCGGTGCTGCTGGTGCAGGTGCCGATGCTGGGCGAGGTGGACCTGCCGCTGCACAGCAGTCTGGTTCAGCTGGACGGGAGCGCGCGGCTGGAGGCCCAGCCGCTGACCGACGAGCGGGCCTGGATTGAGCTGTGGGGCGACGGGGCGGTGCAGCCGGGCGACAGCGCCGGCAGCTCCGCACTGGCCTATCACTTCCGGTTCGTGGCGCACCTGGCGCTGCCCGAGGCCGAGCAGTGGGGCGGGGCCGCGTTCGAGAAGATGGTGCAGGCCGCGGCCCGCCGGACGCTGGAACGCCTGACCCGTGAGCTTCCGGAGGCCATCGGACGCAGCGTCCGGGATGTCTGA
- a CDS encoding response regulator transcription factor — protein sequence MLAQLLVVEDDPHLGPLLRDYLSADYQVQQVGTLKDAQAWLGMHSAQLILLDLNLPDGDGLDLVQSLRQYSSTPVLVLSARSGVQERVAGLNAGADDYLTKPFAMPELDARISALLRRTAAGTGVNLGNTSLSTSSLTLTAGEQNATLTEHEARILELMMRTPERVFSRADIESHLYGWETPNSNSVEVRISQLRKKLETVNSDLRIRTIRNVGYVLQA from the coding sequence ATGCTCGCCCAACTGCTCGTCGTTGAAGATGATCCCCACCTCGGACCGCTGCTGCGCGACTACCTGAGCGCCGACTATCAGGTGCAGCAGGTCGGCACCCTCAAGGACGCCCAGGCGTGGCTGGGCATGCACAGCGCCCAGCTGATCCTGCTGGACCTGAACCTGCCGGACGGTGACGGTCTGGACCTGGTGCAGTCGCTGCGGCAATACTCCAGCACGCCGGTGCTGGTCCTCTCGGCGCGCAGCGGGGTGCAGGAGCGGGTGGCCGGACTGAACGCCGGGGCCGACGACTACCTGACCAAGCCCTTCGCAATGCCGGAACTGGACGCCCGCATCAGTGCCCTGCTGCGCCGCACGGCGGCCGGCACCGGCGTGAACCTGGGCAACACCAGCCTCTCGACCAGCAGCCTGACGCTCACGGCCGGCGAGCAGAACGCCACCCTGACCGAACACGAGGCGCGCATTCTCGAACTGATGATGCGGACGCCGGAGCGGGTGTTCTCGCGCGCCGACATCGAATCCCACCTGTACGGCTGGGAGACGCCCAACAGCAACAGTGTGGAAGTGCGGATCTCTCAGCTGCGCAAGAAGCTGGAGACGGTCAACAGCGACCTGCGGATCCGCACCATCCGCAACGTCGGGTATGTGCTGCAGGCGTAA